One Planctomycetaceae bacterium DNA segment encodes these proteins:
- a CDS encoding TIGR02757 family protein, which produces MALTQRHHEALEALYDAYTHRRFVSPDPLEALYAYKNAADIEVAALVASCLAYGRVAQIVRSVRAVLGLMGDSPSQYVAAATPAVLRRDLGGFCHRFNTAADMAALLLGARAVRKKYGSLAGCLAAGLRGGDVWGGLAKLSGELTAAGGRKSFLLSDPHGGGACKRLHLLLRWLVRRDRVDVGGWDAVKPGQLVVPLDTHMHRLALAMGLTARKSADARTAREVTAAYARLSPHDPVRYDFALTRLGIRRDMDDTSFLSRWHSLSRLCSRGGGGTAFHDTGWKACATGGEL; this is translated from the coding sequence GTGGCGTTGACGCAACGACATCATGAGGCCCTTGAGGCGCTATACGACGCCTATACGCATCGGCGGTTTGTCAGCCCCGATCCGCTGGAGGCGTTGTACGCCTACAAGAATGCGGCGGACATTGAGGTCGCGGCCCTGGTGGCTTCGTGCCTGGCGTACGGGCGGGTGGCGCAGATTGTCCGCAGCGTCCGGGCGGTGCTGGGGCTGATGGGCGATTCGCCCAGCCAGTACGTCGCGGCCGCCACGCCGGCTGTGCTGCGGCGCGACTTGGGCGGGTTCTGCCACAGGTTCAACACGGCTGCGGACATGGCCGCGCTGCTGCTTGGCGCGCGAGCGGTGCGCAAGAAGTACGGCAGCCTTGCGGGCTGCCTGGCTGCGGGACTGCGCGGCGGGGACGTCTGGGGCGGGCTGGCGAAGCTGTCGGGCGAGCTGACAGCCGCCGGCGGCAGGAAGAGCTTCCTGTTGTCGGACCCGCACGGCGGCGGGGCCTGCAAACGCCTGCATTTGCTGCTGCGATGGCTGGTGCGGCGCGACCGCGTCGACGTGGGTGGCTGGGACGCCGTCAAGCCCGGCCAACTGGTGGTGCCGCTGGACACGCACATGCACCGCCTGGCCCTGGCGATGGGGCTGACCGCCCGCAAGTCGGCCGACGCGCGCACGGCGCGGGAAGTGACGGCCGCCTACGCCCGCCTGAGCCCGCACGATCCGGTGCGATACGATTTCGCCCTGACGCGCCTGGGCATCCGCCGCGACATGGATGACACGTCATTCTTGAGTCGGTGGCACAGCCTTTCCAGGCTGTGCTCACGGGGGGGAGGCGGCACAGCCTTTCATGACACAGGCTGGAAAGCCTGTGCCACGGGAGGTGAGCTATGA
- a CDS encoding SO_0444 family Cu/Zn efflux transporter, with protein MNEALTSFVWMFWTQLCEMAPYLLLGFLVAGLLSIFLSPALVERHLGRGRFWPVIKATLLGLPMPLCSCGVIPVAASLRRHRAGRGPTVAFLISTPQTGVDNILVVYSLLGLVFAIFSPIVALVSGIAGGLLISFTEKRVPQDEPPAEEVCREACCQPTPRGGRLIQALEYGFGTLARDIARPLLMGLVIAALISVAVPREWVQASLGGSLGLIVAMAVSLPVYVCATASVPIAAAMIASGASPGAAMVFLMTGPATNAATIMTVWKLMGPRAAGLYLFSTAGTALAAGATLNWLYAQPGVPDFVNIQHGAPGVFQTIAAAALLAVLLRALVRGKTGPAEPQAMAAVAAEGEGLLLKVAGMTCDHCAQSVSAALLRCPGVATVAVDRPSGSVHVRGAKLNREELAAAVTEAGFSLEGIEEHAGAADQSKGDHHD; from the coding sequence ATGAACGAGGCACTCACCTCCTTTGTCTGGATGTTCTGGACGCAGTTGTGCGAGATGGCGCCGTACCTGCTGCTGGGGTTTCTGGTAGCGGGGCTGCTGTCGATTTTTCTTTCGCCGGCATTGGTCGAGAGGCACCTGGGGCGCGGGCGGTTCTGGCCGGTCATCAAGGCCACGCTGCTGGGTCTGCCGATGCCCCTGTGCTCGTGCGGGGTGATCCCGGTCGCCGCGTCGCTTCGCCGTCACCGCGCGGGGCGCGGGCCGACGGTGGCGTTCCTGATCTCCACGCCCCAGACCGGCGTTGACAACATCCTGGTGGTCTACAGCCTGCTGGGACTGGTCTTTGCCATCTTCAGCCCGATCGTCGCGCTGGTCAGCGGGATCGCCGGCGGCTTGCTGATCTCCTTCACCGAGAAGCGCGTTCCACAAGACGAGCCGCCCGCCGAGGAAGTCTGCCGCGAGGCCTGCTGCCAGCCGACGCCGCGCGGCGGGCGGCTGATCCAGGCGCTGGAGTATGGGTTCGGCACGCTGGCCCGCGACATCGCCCGCCCGCTTCTGATGGGCCTGGTGATCGCGGCGCTGATCAGCGTGGCCGTGCCCCGGGAGTGGGTCCAGGCCAGCCTCGGCGGAAGCCTGGGGCTGATCGTGGCGATGGCCGTGAGCTTGCCGGTCTACGTGTGCGCGACGGCGTCGGTGCCCATCGCGGCGGCTATGATTGCCAGTGGGGCTTCCCCGGGCGCGGCGATGGTGTTCCTCATGACCGGTCCGGCGACTAACGCCGCCACCATCATGACGGTCTGGAAGCTGATGGGCCCGCGCGCGGCGGGGTTGTATCTTTTTTCCACCGCCGGCACGGCGCTGGCGGCAGGGGCGACGCTGAACTGGCTCTACGCGCAGCCGGGCGTGCCGGACTTCGTAAACATCCAGCATGGCGCGCCGGGAGTTTTTCAAACTATCGCCGCCGCGGCGCTGCTGGCGGTGCTGCTGCGGGCGCTGGTGCGCGGCAAGACCGGTCCGGCCGAACCGCAGGCGATGGCCGCGGTGGCGGCAGAGGGGGAGGGCTTGCTGCTGAAGGTCGCCGGAATGACCTGCGATCATTGCGCCCAGAGCGTCAGTGCGGCGCTGCTGCGCTGCCCAGGAGTCGCCACCGTGGCGGTGGATCGTCCTTCCGGGTCGGTCCACGTACGCGGGGCCAAGCTGAATCGCGAGGAACTGGCCGCCGCCGTGACCGAGGCGGGGTTCAGCCTCGAAGGCATCGAAGAACACGCGGGGGCTGCTGATCAATCCAAAGGAGACCATCATGACTGA
- the tpx gene encoding thiol peroxidase: MTERKGEVTFKGQPLTLVGDPVRVGDDAPDFVVVANDMTEVTQSDVLGKITVISVVPSLDTPVCDLQTRRFNSEAVKLGAGVNILTVSMDLPFAQKRWCGAAGAEALRTLSDHRDASFGKNWGVLIKELRLLARSVFIIDKSGKVRYVQLVKEVTDEPKYEDVLAALAKITK, from the coding sequence ATGACTGAACGCAAAGGCGAAGTGACATTCAAAGGCCAGCCGCTGACGCTGGTGGGCGATCCGGTTCGCGTCGGCGACGACGCACCCGACTTCGTGGTCGTGGCCAACGACATGACCGAGGTCACGCAATCCGACGTGCTGGGCAAGATCACCGTGATCTCCGTCGTGCCCTCGCTGGACACCCCCGTCTGCGACCTGCAGACGCGCCGCTTCAACTCCGAGGCCGTCAAGCTCGGCGCCGGCGTCAACATCCTGACCGTCAGCATGGACCTGCCCTTCGCCCAGAAGCGCTGGTGCGGGGCCGCCGGCGCCGAAGCGCTGCGGACGCTGTCGGACCATCGCGACGCCTCGTTCGGAAAAAACTGGGGTGTGCTGATCAAGGAGCTGCGCCTGCTGGCGCGGTCAGTCTTTATCATCGATAAGAGCGGAAAGGTCCGATACGTTCAACTGGTCAAGGAAGTGACCGACGAGCCCAAGTACGAAGACGTGCTGGCCGCCCTGGCGAAAATCACGAAATAA
- a CDS encoding desulfoferrodoxin, with amino-acid sequence MATERMEIRKCNVCGIVAEVLEGGAGELVCCGEPMVLLEPKTADTSVEKHVPYIERTDAGIVVRVGQNTAHPMEAKHFIQWIELIADGAVYRQSLAPGQAPQATFAVTASKVEARELCNLHGLWKS; translated from the coding sequence ATGGCGACTGAGCGAATGGAAATCCGGAAGTGCAACGTTTGCGGGATCGTGGCCGAAGTGCTCGAAGGCGGCGCGGGCGAGCTGGTCTGCTGCGGCGAACCGATGGTGTTGCTCGAGCCCAAGACCGCCGACACGAGCGTCGAAAAGCACGTGCCGTACATCGAGCGGACCGACGCGGGCATCGTCGTGCGCGTCGGGCAGAACACCGCCCACCCGATGGAAGCCAAGCACTTCATCCAGTGGATCGAGCTGATCGCCGACGGGGCGGTCTATCGCCAATCGCTGGCGCCCGGACAGGCGCCGCAGGCGACGTTCGCCGTGACGGCCTCGAAGGTCGAGGCGCGGGAGCTGTGCAACCTGCACGGACTTTGGAAGAGTTAG
- a CDS encoding ferritin family protein, giving the protein MLTFNVAEILEIAQQIERNGEAFYTRAAEGARSQQQQRLLENLASMEREHERTFGAMQSRLSSATREGSAMDPQVASYLRAIVEGKVFSPQPDLEALSGAGIVSILKTAIELEKDSIVFYLGVEQLVMNAHDVKTIDEIIREELGHVAILSDTLREVQGGGDE; this is encoded by the coding sequence ATGCTGACATTCAACGTGGCGGAGATCCTGGAGATCGCTCAGCAGATCGAGCGCAACGGGGAGGCATTCTACACCCGTGCGGCCGAGGGCGCCCGTTCCCAGCAGCAGCAGCGGCTGCTGGAGAACCTGGCGTCGATGGAGCGCGAGCACGAGCGGACGTTCGGGGCGATGCAGTCGCGTCTGTCTTCGGCGACCCGCGAGGGTTCGGCGATGGACCCGCAAGTGGCGTCGTACCTGCGGGCGATCGTCGAGGGGAAGGTCTTCTCGCCCCAGCCGGACCTGGAGGCGCTGTCGGGCGCGGGGATCGTGTCGATCCTCAAAACCGCCATAGAGCTGGAAAAGGATTCGATCGTGTTTTATCTTGGCGTCGAGCAACTGGTCATGAACGCCCACGACGTCAAGACCATCGACGAGATCATTCGCGAGGAGCTGGGCCACGTGGCGATCCTCAGCGACACCCTGCGCGAGGTGCAGGGCGGAGGTGATGAGTGA